A genomic window from Brassica oleracea var. oleracea cultivar TO1000 chromosome C8, BOL, whole genome shotgun sequence includes:
- the LOC106311789 gene encoding mediator of RNA polymerase II transcription subunit 15a-like isoform X3 — protein sequence METLKKHLPLSATEGVNELRRIAARFEEKIFSGAVNQSDYLRKISMKMLTMDSKSQNATGSSSSIPAANNVSSMDIKPNIQGHLLPGALPNNQSQAPPQPSLSQPMQSNTASGMTGSTALTNNTNVTSVVNQNPSMQNVAGMLQDSSGQHGLSSNMFSGSSQRQMLGRPNAMSSQQQQQPQSAQFLYQQQLQQQLLKQNFQSGNVQHNQQQQQPNLLQPNQMQQSGISTSTSAVSSSPLQGLHTNQQSSPHQSMLRQHQSSLLRQHPQSQQSSGIHQQQTSLPQQQPISPLQQQQAQMMRQQAASGSGIQQKQMMGQNLVGDMQQQHQQRLLNQQNNILNMQQKQQVPAQQQLMSQQNSLQTTHQQPLGTSHSNVAGLQQPQQQLLSNSSMQTNQQSVQHMLSQPTVGLQRAHQAGHGVFSSQGQQSQNQQMIPLQSHHQQLGLQQQQQPNLLQQDVQQRLQSSGQVTGSLLPPQSVVDQQRQQQLYQSQRTLPEMPSSSLDSTAQTESANGVDWQEEVYQKIQTMKEAYLPDLSEINQRVGAKLQQDASLPQQQRSEQFEKLKQFKNMLDRMIQFLSVPKINIMPALKDKVANYEKQIINFLNNHRPRRPIQQGQMQQQSAQNGQDQSHDSQANTQMQSMSMAGSVPRAQQSSLANMQNNVLSSRPGVSAPQQSIPASSLESGQGNAQVTMGSMQQNISQQVNNSSASAQSGLSTLQSNFNQAQLSSGLLQQQHLKQHQDQQMTQQLKQQFQQRQMLQLLQKQQLSQQQQQQLQARQQGAQFQQHSLQGQRATYPLQQLKPGSQLPATSPQLLPGASPQMTQQHSSPQVDQKILMSSVNKMGTPLQPAHSPFVVPSPSTSLAPSPMQVDSEKAMGNTARQQQSVVQSIAIGTPGISASPLLQELTSPDGNNLNQSAAELPIERLIRVVKSISPQSLSSGVSDIRSVVSMVDRIAGSAPGNGSRTSVGEDLVAMTKCRLQARNLMTQEGMPANKKMKRHTTAMPLSVGDNYNQFACSETSDLESTATSVGKKARTETEHALLEEIKEINQRLIDTVVEISNDEDAADASEGATASKGCEGTTVRFSFKAVSLSPALKAHLSSTQMSPIQPLRLLVPCSYPRGSPSLLDNLPVETSKEKEDLSSKAMARFNILLRSLSQPMSLKDIAKTWEACARTVICEYAQQFGGGTFSSKYGTWEKFVAAS from the exons ATGGAGACACTAAAGAAGCATCTTCCGCTTTCTGCAACAGAGGGAGTTAACGAGCTCAGGAGAATTGCTGCTAGATTCGAGGAGAAAATTTTCAGTGGTGCTGTTAACCAG AGTGATTACCTTCGGAAAATATCCATGAAGATGCTAACTATGGACTCTAAATCTCAAAATGCAACTGGCTCTTCCTCATCTATCCCTGCCGCCAATAATGTCTCATCCATGGATATAA AACCCAACATTCAAGGGCACCTTCTTCCGGGAGCTTTACCAAACAATCAATCTCAAGCACCACCTCAGCCGTCGCTGTCCCAACCCATGCAGAGTAATACTGCCTCTGGAATGACGGGTTCTACTGCTTTAACCAATAATACTAATGTCACAAGCGTTGTAAACCAGAATCCCAGTATGCAAAATGTCGCCGGAATGTTGCAAGATTCATCTGGCCAGCATGGCCTTTCTTCCAACATGTTTTCAGGATCATCCCAAAGGCAGATGCTGGGAAGGCCTAATGCTATGTCTTCTCAGCAGCAGCAGCAGCCACAGAGTGCACAGTTTCTTTATCAGCAGCAGCTACAGCAGCAGCTTCTCAAGCAGAATTTTCAGTCAGGGAATGTTCAGCACAATCAACAACAACAGCAACCAAATTTGCTGCAGCCCAATCAAATGCAACAGTCTGGCATTTCAACATCTACCTCAGCTGTGAGCTCATCTCCTCTCCAGGGTCTCCACACAAATCAGCAATCAAGTCCTCATCAGTCTATGCTTCGTCAGCATCAATCTTCGCTGCTAAGGCAACATCCTCAATCACAACAATCCTCTGGCATCCATCAGCAGCAAACTTCATTGCCGCAACAACAGCCTATTTCTCCTCTACAACAGCAGCAAGCACAGATGATGCGACAACAAGCTGCAAGTGGGTCAGGCATCCAACAGAAGCAGATGATGGGGCAGAATCTTGTCGGGGATATGCAGCAGCAACACCAGCAAAGGTTACTGAACCAACAAAATAATATTTTGAATATGCAACAAAAGCAACAAGTACCGGCACAGCAGCAACTGATGTCTCAACAAAACAGCCTTCAGACAACGCATCAGCAACCACTGGGCACTAGTCATAGCAATGTTGCTGGACTGCAGCAACCACAACAACAGTTGCTCAGTAATTCGAGCATGCAGACTAACCAGCAGTCGGTGCAGCACATGTTATCACAGCCAACGGTTGGGCTACAACGAGCTCATCAGGCTGGCCATGGCGTGTTTTCTTCTCAGGGCCAACAGTCACAAAATCAGCAGATGATACCCCTTCAGTCGCATCATCAGCAGCTAGGTTTGCAACAACAACAACAACCTAATCTGCTACAACAGGATGTGCAACAAAGACTACAATCTTCTGGCCAAGTCACTGGTTCCCTGCTTCCACCTCAAAGTGTAGTGGACCAACAGAGACAACAACAACTATATCAATCCCAAAGAACTCTTCCGGAGATGCCATCAT CTTCGCTAGACTCGACGGCACAGACGGAAAGTGCAAATGGAGTCGATTGGCAAGAAGAGGTTTACCAAAAG ATCCAAACCATGAAAGAGGCGTACTTACCAGATCTTAGTGAAATCAATCAGAGAGTTGGAGCCAAGTTACAGCAA GACGCTTCTCTTCCGCAGCAACAAAGATCAGAGCAGTTTGAGAAATTAAAACAATTCAAAAATATGTTGGACCGAATGATACAATTCCTATCGGTTCCAAAGATCAACATCATGCCTGCATTAAAGGATAAGGTGGCTAATTATGAGAAGCAGATTATAAATTTCTTAAATAATCACAGGCCGAGGAGGCCAATACAGCAAGGGCAGATGCAGCAACAATCAGCTCAGAACGGTCAGGATCAATCTCATGATAGTCAAGCAAATACGCAGATGCAGTCAATGAGCATGGCAGGTTCTGTGCCAAGGGCACAGCAGAGTAGTCTGGCAAATATGCAGAACAATGTTCTATCATCTCGTCCTGGAGTTTCAGCCCCACAGCAGAGCATTCCGGCTTCTAGTTTAGAGTCAGGCCAAGGAAATGCACAGGTTACCATGGGATCCATGCAACAAAATATTTCTCAACAAGTGAATAACAGTTCTGCCTCTGCTCAAAGTGGGTTAAGTACACTGCAGTCTAATTTTAATCAAGCCCAGCTAAGTTCCGGTTTGCTTCAGCAACAGCACCTGAAGCAACATCAAGACCAACAAATGACGCAGCAGTTGAAACAGCAATTTCAGCAGCGCCAAATGCTGCAGCTACTACAGAAGCAGCAGTTGAGTCAGCAGCAGCAGCAACAGTTGCAAGCAAGACAGCAAGGGGCACAGTTCCAGCAACATTCTCTGCAGGGTCAGCGTGCTACTTATCCCCTTCAGCAGTTAAAACCAGGATCTCAGCTTCCTGCTACGTCGCCTCAACTTCTCCCAGGTGCATCTCCTCAGATGACACAACAACATTCGTCTCCTCAGGTCGACCAGAAAATTCTGATGTCATCTGTCAACAAGATGGGAACTCCATTGCAACCTGCACACTCCCCTTTTGTTGTCCCATCTCCTTCAACCTCCCTGGCACCTTCCCCTATGCAAGTTGACTCTGAGAAAGCAATGGGAAACACTGCTCGCCAACAACAAAGTGTAGTTCAATCCATTGCAATTGGCACTCCAGGGATCTCTGCATCTCCTCTCCTTCAGGAGCTTACTAGTCCTGATGGAAATAATTTAAATCAAAGCGCGGCTGAGCTGCCTATTGAACGCCTTATTAGAGTC GTGAAGTCCATCTCGCCACAATCACTTTCTTCTGGAGTAAGTGACATCAGATCTGTTGTAAGCATGGTTGATAGGATAGCTGGTTCAGCCCCAGGAAACGGTTCAAGAACTTCAGTTGGTGAGGATTTGGTTGCAATGACAAAGTGTCGTCTCCAAGCAAGAAACTTAATGACGCAAGAGGGAATGCCGGCGAATAAGAAAATGAAACGTCACACAACTGCAATGCCATTAAGCGTTGGTGATAACTACAATCAGTTCGCATGTTCAGAAACATCAGATCTGGAATCTACAGCGACTTCTGTTGGAAAGAAGGCAAGAACTGAG ACGGAGCATGCCCTTTTGGAGGAAATCAAGGAGATAAACCAGCGGCTGATAGATACAGTTGTTGAGATAAGTAATGATGAAGATGCTGCTGATGCTAGTGAGGGAGCAACAGCAAGCAAAGGGTGTGAAGGAACGACAGTAAGATTCTCGTTTAAAGCGGTTTCTCTCAGCCCAGCCTTGAAGGCTCATCTCTCATCAACCCAAATG TCTCCTATTCAACCATTGCGCTTGCTGGTACCTTGTAGCTACCCCAGAGGCTCTCCATCTCTCCTGGATAATCTCCCGGTCGAAACCAG CAAAGAGAAGGAGGACCTGTCGTCCAAGGCTATGGCAAGGTTCAACATATTACTAAGAAGTTTGTCACAGCCGATGTCGCTCAAAGACATAGCCAAGACATGGGAGGCATGCGCTCGGACTGTGATATGTGAGTACGCACAGCAATTTGGAGGTGGAACTTTCAGTTCAAAATACGGTACTTGGGAGAAATTTGTAGCCGCTTCCTGA